The Alosa sapidissima isolate fAloSap1 chromosome 12, fAloSap1.pri, whole genome shotgun sequence nucleotide sequence gcttgctgttaaagggaacaATAGATgacattttcattggtttaaaggatgttacgcccaaaacacatccatgactgattaagaaacataagaccaACCTTTTTGTGCTAGGCtcctgacgtttgataacaaaaccaccaccattgtggactggacaaacccctaaatttatttaagctattcgccagtgaccatgtgttttagatAGCACCCCATGTGTTTCTGGACTTAATGTGATTACTAATGAACACAACACATAGGTGAGCAAATTAACAATAAATGGATCTAACTGATCAAAGAAATCAATTCAACTTGTTCTTCATTGCTAGGTTCGAATAGAGGAGAcaaatatttattattttccTCTTTGCCACCTTTGTTTCACATAGGAACGGCAGAGTATCATCAAATACTGGCTGGACAATCTTAGAGCTAAACAAGGCGAGGTCCTCCACAATATCCACTTTCTGGAAGGGCAGCCCATCAGTAAGCCTCCTTTGTTGTCACAGATATGTTATTAATGTTTAATTGAGTATTGGAACATCAGCCTCTGTATTGTTTTGCATGGTTCTGTTTCTGcttcatgtgtgtgagagagaaagagagagggagaaagataaaaaagagtgtatgtgtgtgtgtgcatatgtgcatgtgtgtgtgtgtttgagagtgttcTGGTGTGTGTTAATATCCATGTGTCAATATGCATGTCATATATCCTTATGTGCCCCTATTTTGTAGTCCCTGAGCTGAAAGCAAGAGGAGTAATCCAGCAGGAGTTCCCCCTTCATGAGCAGAGGATTCTGGGACAGCTAATGAAGTCATGGGTCCAGgctgtgtgtgagaaacagcCGTTAGGTCAGTGGACTTGCACAAGTGTTATGGCAGATGTGCATTACATGTTTTGCATTAATGAACAGCAAgtatgtgttggtgttgtgCATTATGACTTCATGACTTGAACTTTGTTCATTACTTCCATATTTGTTCATCAGACATAGCAGGCACAGTCTTTTTATAATACAGCTGACTAAGCCAATAAAACGGAATGAGTTACATATCTGTTTGAATAATTTATGTCCGCACAGAATTCAATGAACCTAATGCCACCTCTGACCAAAAAAAGCCTTTTAGCTCTTTATTAAAAACGTCCATTTTATTCCATCCACCTCTTTGCCCCTCCATCTAATctaatttcatttaatttcatccATCTGCTCACTATCCAGATGACATCTGCGATTACTTTGGTGTGAAGATAGCCATGTACTTTGCCTGGCTGGGCTTCTACACCACCTCCATGCTGTACCCGGCTGTGATCGGCTTCGTCCTGTGGATGCTCACTGAATCAGATCAGGTAAACAAAGGCTAATGCAGGCGGATCAGCTCCCAGGACCCAAGGATTGGGCACTAGAATGAGCCTGTGAATGAATGCAAGTACTTAGCATGTGCAGAGGGTGGCTGCTCTCGCTGTGCAATAACGGCTGCCATCAAAAACTATTGTTATACATTATTATTATGCAACATAGGTCTATTTAGGCTTGTGTACTTAAGTAGATTTATATTTACAATATTagattattttattcaaatgcATATTTCGGTGTGTATAATGAGTAAACTGAATGTACAATGCAAAAAATGTAATGTGTGGTAGTCACTTGAGTTGATTAAGTGACATGATGATTTGGGCTTTTAATGCATGCATGTCTCGCtgtgctcttttttttttgatgaCTGAACCAGACGAGCCGGGACATCTGCTGCGTGGTGTTTGCCCTCTTCAACGTGGTGTGGGCCACGCTGTTCTTGGAGCGCTGGAAGCGCAGGGGGGCCGAGCTGGCCTACAAGTGGGGCACGCTGGACGCCCCCTCGGAGTCACTGGAGGAGCCCCGGCCGCAGTTCCGGGTGAGGACCAGTGAGGAGGATACAGTGTGTGAAGAAGTGATGAAGCATTAGGATCATCTCTCCTTTTGTCTCcgctgttctttttttttttttttaagtatatttttttggccttttatgcctttaattgacaggatagtagagaatgacaggaagtgagtgggagagagagtcggggtgggatccggaaaggatcacggggcgggaatcgagcCCGGGtcaccggcgtacggtgcaggtgccccagccagttgcgccacgggtGGGGCCGTCTCCGCTGTTCTTTATCCTTTATTATGTGTATCCTGTCACTTCCCCTGATGTCCTCTGCTGCCTTCCCTATCTctttctaactctctctctgtcttcctccatctatctctctctctctctgtctccctccatctcactctccctccttactttctctctctctctctctgtctcccttcatctctctcttcctaacTCTCTATGATGTGTGTCTCTCAGGGCGTGAAGCGCTGTAGCCCTGTGACGGGCTGTGAGGAGTTCTACTACCCCCCGTGGAGGAGGCGGCTGTTCAGGTGGCTGGTCAGCCTTCCAATCTGTATCTTATGCCTTTGCTTCGTCTTCCTGGCCATGCTGATATGCTTTGAGTTGCAGGTCAGTTTCATAAAACCCACTGGTCGGCAGGCGAGGGTGGAAGTGGGAGGAGTTGTTTGGgtgctgggtgggtgggtgtggggtggggtcggGGGGTCTTCACTACATTGATATATCCCCATTTAACCTTTTGACATCTATTATCTATTGTTACTCCTCTAATTTGTTTGTGCTAAGGATtctaaataccccccccccccccccacacacacacacacattgttttatGTTGTGAAAATAATTCATTTCGATTTCATTTTCCATTTACAGGAATTTGTGATGGGCATCAAAGAGCTACCACGTATAGCCAGGTTTATTCCTAAAATTATGTTGGCCATCACTGTGACTGCGTGTGACGAGGTATACAAGAAGATTGCCTGTTGGCTCAATGACATGGGTAAGTCATACTATCACATGGATGCATGAAGGAAAATCCCCTTTAATATACTACAGTATGCATTTATTTAAGTAAAAATGTATTCCtagtttaatttattttaaatagAAATTGACATTGGATATAAAAGATATTGCACTGTTCTCTAGCATCTCTTGGCATAATGATGAGTGTAAGTTACTACTTTGTTACTATGTAAGTTACATTGTATAATCCCTTCCCAACAATCATGGATCATGTCATGTGGCTCATGTACATTGGGCAAAGTGATCTATAAATCAATTTTATGTCATGGAAACAGGACACACCCTGGATGTGAAGCCTCATATTGCTATGAATGCAAACGCCTACATTTTAGACTGGCTTTCTGGTTAGATGAATTATCTGCTGTGTTTTTTCCTTGTATCCATTTTGAAAGCAAAAGAAAAGCACCGTTTCAGTGCAATTGTTTATCATATTTGTATCATGTCTGGAGCGATGAGGCTTTCTGAAAAATGAGCTGAATTttataatatattttcttttatttcctTTGCAGAAAATTACAGACTCCAGAGTGCCTATGAGAAAAATCTCATCATCAAAATGGTTCTTGTAAGTGAGAagcttgtttttctttcttaatGGCTGCATCTGTGTTTGGGAAAGGAGCCATATTAGACCATTAAAGCATGCAATTCAGATAACAAACAGATGTGCCCTGGTTAtaaaagtgttgcttttttgtcttctgtcctctctctctctctctcctgcagttTCAGTTTGTAAATTCTTATCTCAGCCTTTTTTATATTGGATTCTACCTCAAAGACATGGAGCGTCTGAAGGAGGTAAGACACTATCTTATCTGGATGAAGGGCAGTTCGATTTCTGTTGGACTGGAGGGGAAATTGTCGCTAATCATTGGTCAAGTGCCACCATATGGCTTTGTTTTTCCTCTTGGCATGAATTCGAAATTTCTCTGAATTCAAACAAATATTAGATGTTAATGGGGATCAAAACCTGTTCACGGCCTGGTGCTCATGACTTAATGTAAATAAGAACTGATCTGTTTGAATTCCACAGATGAGCATTCTCACTCAGCGCTTATCGACAGCTGATTTGTGTAATTGAATTGATTTCAGTTCACTTCTTTGACACACCAACTGCTGAGCTGCGCAATTCACATCACTagcatctccctccctcctcaactTGCatgctgtcttcctctctcatgtttctctttctctgaccaTGCAACCAATTCAAGTTGGTGAAACAgatatttgcccccccccccccctcccctgccccatgcacacacacacacacacacacacatacacacacactcaaagtccGTCTGTCCATCATGTGGATGATGTAGTTGTCCTTTGCCACTTCATCTTTTGAAGTCTTCCTTTTATCCTCTGCACTTATTTACTGAACTTCCCTGAATTGTTTGACTACCGTTTCACATTGTCATTCAGTTAAGTAAAGTGTGATATTTTTTTGCAAGTGGAGAAGGCAGATGCCTCCATCCAATTAAATTGTTTGTGCCACACTGAAAGATGACTTGGCAGTAGTTACTGCTAATAGTCACACACTTTAAAGTGAGCATAGCACTTCCACTTTCAGTCAGATGTTTGGATGGTGCTGAAAACAGCGTTTATCCGGTGGGTGTGAACGGGAAACACCTCTCGGGAAAAGTTCTCAGTGGAGGGAGCGCTAAGGGCCAAATGTTGAAATACTATTTTATTGCCCCTCAGCCAAAATGTAATACGTAAAATTCATGATGTGTTTTTCTACTGAAGAAAGAAGGGTTGGAGGAAATACAGAGCAAGAATATATAGCAGTCTTAAGTAAAGACAGGAGACTCTCAACATACCCTAAGGAAAGTTTGTGGAACAAGAAAAGCAAACACATCCCTGTAATGTAAAATCCTGTCGTAGTGTCTGAGAGTTTCTCCACTTTCTTACTCCTTCTCTTCTTttattctcttctttctcttgctctaccTCTTCCGTCTCTTCTCACAGATGCTGGCCACGCTGCTCATCATCCGGCAGTTCCTGCAGAACGTGAAGGAGGTGCTGCAGCCTTACCTGTACGAGCGCCACAAGCTGGGCGACCTCACGCTCCGGGCCGTCTGGGACCTGCTCATGACGGCGCTGACCCGGTATGTGCGCCTGGCCGCCGGCAAGGCCCAGCTCTCGCCCTCTGACCCCGCCGTGCCGGGCCCGGGCCTGCGGGGCTCGCGGTTGAGCGGCGTGGGCCGGACGCGGGCCGAACGCCGGGAGAAGAAGTGTTTGAACGGCGGCTGCGGGGTGACGGATGATGACGAGGAGGccacggaggaggaggagagcgggagggtgggcggaggaggaggaggaggaggtggtggcggaggaggaggaggaggaggggaggagaacgAGGAGGAGAACGAGAGCCTGATGGACTGCGGCCTGAAGCTGCGGAAGGTGAGCTTCATGGAGAAGGTGCAGCAACGGAAGGGGGCGTCGGCCTCCCTCTCCTCGCCGCAGGAGGACAACTTCCTGGACGAGGGCAGCCCCACAATGGTGGAGAAGGGCATGGACCCGTCGTCCGTCTTCGAGATGTGcgatgacgacgacgacgaAGAGAACAGCGGCTCGGATGGGAAGGAGTTAGGCTCGGAACCCATCGTGCCAGCTGCAACGCTCTCGGGCAGTCATGAGGGTGCCGCTACGTCCTCACGTCAACGGCGGAGGGGCCACAGCCTGGAGCGGGCCAACAGCAAGACCAAACGGGACTCCTGGATCGAGCCTCCAGAAGAGCGGGAGTCCAACACCCTCACACAGGCTGAGATCGAGAGCTGCATGCAGAAGTATGAGGTAGATACATTCATCCTCTTATCTTTACGCAGTAAATATTATGTGGAAAATTGGTGCTGACAAGATCAAGGAAATCACTTCTATTATTACATACAGATATATTATATTACCggtaatttgtttgttgtttgtttagctTAAGTTGTGTCATTTGCTAGTTGCCTCCATCACTTGGATTATACTGAATAGCTTGAAGCTAAAAATAAATAGTGTTTTTTGGCTGAGAGGCATTCAAGTGTCTATTTTGGGTTTAAGTCTGTCCATTAAAGCACTGCGGCAGGCCAGGAGTGTTTCAGCAATGCACGGCACACATTGAAATATGCACGGCAAGCACCGACCTCTTCATGAGACACTTTCGGCTTGGTTCATTGACTCCGCTCTGCTGGGGAGCAGCTGCCAGTGCAGAGCAGCACAGAAGCACCTCACCTGCAACCTGCTAGTCTTTAGAAATCACCACTGTGCCGCTGTGCCAGCGCGCCAGGGAAGCGCAGACAGCAGGAATATTTGTCACCTGCCACAGGAAGTAGACTGGAAAATCAAGAACTCTTGGCTGCCCCGGTGGTGTTCTACATTAGGGAAGAAATGACATTCCAATCAATGAAGTTTACATATTACAACTGAGGAAAAAATCCCTTGATTTTAAGACTTTGTCTCCAAACAAAGCTATTAATGTTTTCTGACTGATGACTACTGTGTACTCTGTGCAGTATTCCCCATCCAACTATTTGTAACCAGAAGCTCTTTCTCAAAGTGGTTCAAAAGTCAGAGAGATTCTGTGTCAGCCTTGAAGTATACTTTATTTCTATCCTGTTCTTGCTGCACCCATACAAACTTCTTGCTGGTGCAACTTGCCcttgggctgtgtgtgtctttgaggaCATCTCCACTGTTCACCACCCACTGAGTTTCTGTTGCCCCTCAAACTGTATGTCCACTCATTGCCAAGCACCTGTCAGCACGCTGGTTTGACCGTCACATCATACAAGCAGTATTTCTGTCATTTGATCCAGTCTGCTATGGCAGTGGAGCCTGAAGTCCTTGACAGTTTGGTTGTGAGAGGCCATAGAACAGTATCTAGAGTCAATATTTGTTCTACATTTAAAAATGCATCCTCTGGCGGACTGTCAAACAACAGATGTAAGGGCACTTGAAGAAGTTTGTGTCCAGTTTCTGAATGTGGTTTAGGTGTCTTTGTTAGAAGTGATCACTAAGAAAGTGATAGATGTGTTTGTTAGAAGTGATCACTTGTTTGGGagatggtagtgtagtggctagggagctgggctagcatgcagtagttaGAAAGCTTATGGGTTCAATTTCCAGctgcttgagcaaggcacttaaccctgagttgctctgagGAGACTTGCCTTTGTAGTGACctatgtaagttgctttgaaTAAAAGCACAACTTGGTTGGTTAATTTTGACTGTATACTGTAATCATTCTTGTGTAGGACACCTTCCAGGACTACCAGGAAATGTTCATCCAGTTTGGCTATGtggttctcttctcctctgccttCCCCCTTGCCGCCATGTGTGCCCTCATCAACAACGTCATCGAGATCCGCAGCGATGCCTTCAAGCTCTGCACCGGCCTGCAAAGGCCGTTCGGCCAGCGTGTGGAGAGCATCGGCCAGTGGCAGGTCAGAGCCTTGATCATACAGAACAATCTAGATAAGATAAAGACAAGATAATAAGACGTTATTGTCCATTAAATTTACATAGAATGGAAATGTTTATTTTGGCAATCTGACAACACAGTGAAAAACTATGCTTTTGCAGCAACAGTGTTCATGGGCTTAAGAAATATTTTATTGTCTCTGTTCAGAATTATCACGGCAGAGGGCACAAATGATTTTTGAATAGAGATTAGTATTAAGAATATGTAGTAAGCTGCTGGTTTGGGGACTGATGAATAAATGTTTGATTAGAATGATTTACCATATTCATAAGACTGCTAGATGTAAAGTAGATATATGAAACATATTCATAACTAGGCCACTGTGGAGAACTGTATGTTTACACTTAATTAAGTTAGTGTGAAGAACAAGGAAATTgtaccataatttcccaactattagccgaggtttatacattgatttagcaaaatgtcttcagctatgaggttagtACATGGGGGCGGTATTGAtatggtttgttttttttaacttgcataaaacagtcCGGAGGTTAATACATAATGCGGGAAATTACTGTTGATCATTTACACTACCATAGTACGCACAAAGTGTAATATGTGTTTGTCTGCTCAGACGGTGATGGAATTCATGGGGCTGATTGCCATCATAGTGAACTGTTACCTGATCGGCCAGTGTGGTCAGCTGCAGCGTCTCTTCCCATGGCTCAGCCCTGAGATGGCCATCATCTCCATCGTCATCCTGGAGgtactgacacagacacactctttcATTCATGCCCACTACCTGTCTCGTCATTTTCTGGTGCAAACCCCACGCCCTCAAACTGTCAAAGTgatgtgtgcatacacacacaaatacacattaaCACAAAACTACCTTTTAGAGACATTAGACTGTACAAGCTTGGGTTAGGTTCCTGATGTGAAATTTCTTAAGGATAATTCATGCTTCAAAGTAGGGGTAgaccaacacattttttatggCTGATATCATAATGATTATCTTTGACACGGAGAGGCAGATAATTGGTTAGCTCCTACTTTAAAGCACTCGTCACACAGTTGCCAAATGGGAGGCTGTAGCATTCTCCAAGTGGTCAAAATGTTACTCAACTCTTGCAGATCTGCCAACTGATCTCAAAACATTTGGACACCCTAAGAATGACCATGTATGCTGCTCTGCATACTGCTCTCTCTGCTAGCCACCATTCCATTTCTCATATAATTGAATGGCAGGTTTTTATGTACTTTCCATTTACTTCAATTAATTCAAATGAAGTCGAGCTGACCCAACACAGAACCACTTTTATTTCATGCCCAATACAGAGGCAAAAAGTTTCCAATGCACCATTCAAGTCAAGGACAGAGCCACAATCTGCATAATGAAATTGCTTTCATCAAACAGACTTAAAGTGGTGCCAGAATTTGATTACTCTGACTTTGAAAAGTCTGCACTCCTCAAAAACAAAACTGGAGGTTGTCCAGAGCTTGGTGTGcgtataggctacagtatatattgCATTAGTTGATCAGTAGCATTTCAACTTGAAGCAATGTTTATGAAATGTGTCATATTAAGTGTTTCCCAGCATGTCTCTTTACTTGTATTTTATGGGAAATGTTTCCCTATTGAGAGAAGTCTTGGTTTTCACATTGTTTTGAAGATGGCCTTCTTTGCATAGTGCATTTGCTTTGGGACAGTACTGATAAACAGTGTTAATCAAtttcacacaatcacaaacacaataatgcaagAATTACCCTGCTAACTTGATGACTTCCTTGAGAGGACTCAGACAGTATCCAGGGAAAAGGGAAAAAGGTTGAAAGGATAGTTCAACATAGTTTTGTTTTCAGTATTAACTTTCAATGAACCAGAACAATCCTTTGCCCTTTGTATGCACCATTGCGTGTGAGTGGTGCTGTCCTCTATCATTTCATCGTACTCTCATTTGTTATTGTATCCCTGAGTTTGCATAACTGGGGCAGTCACAATGATCCAAGCCTTTCGGGGGTTGTTTATTTCTGTCAGCGCTGAAAAGCCCAGGGCTGATTAATCGTCACGCAAGCTGCTTTCTGCCCCTGCGATGCTATCCTACCTGCCACGCATGGCATCAGTATCATGAGCACCTCAAAAAGCCCTCAATCCACAATCACCCAGATGGTCGCTGGCAGAGATACTGAAGTTTGAAACCTGCACAGCCTGCACAGTGTTTCTATATTAAGACCTATTGGTGTGTTGTGCAGGACTGGCTTAACCTTCTTCTattttttgtctctttctttcttaattTATCATTTTCTCATGctcactttctcttttctttctatcttctTGCTGCCACTCCATTGCTGTTTCCACCTCACAAACACCATTATATTCTTCCTCTACCTTCCTCCTCTGgcatcaccctctctcttctctctcccctccctcctcctcctcctcttccccctccatgTTGACAGCACTTTGCCATTCTCCTCAAATACATCATTCATGTTGCCATCCCAGACATCCCCAGCTGGGTGGGGGAAGAGATGGCCAAACTGGAGTTCCAGCGGAGGGAAGCCTTTAAGGTAACACTGTCCCCCCG carries:
- the ano8b gene encoding anoctamin-8 is translated as MPETGAAAAAAAAAACSSSTDTEISRHRHRSQGEGEKTDQSAASQPTSSSGVLDKLFGKRLLQAGRHIMSHKSWMKTVPTENCDVLMTFADATDDHTLLWLLNHIRLGIPELIIQIRNHKHTRVYAFFVTATYENLLRGAEEMGLRKAVKPEFGGGTRSFSCEEDYIYENIESELCFFTSQERQSIIKYWLDNLRAKQGEVLHNIHFLEGQPIIPELKARGVIQQEFPLHEQRILGQLMKSWVQAVCEKQPLDDICDYFGVKIAMYFAWLGFYTTSMLYPAVIGFVLWMLTESDQTSRDICCVVFALFNVVWATLFLERWKRRGAELAYKWGTLDAPSESLEEPRPQFRGVKRCSPVTGCEEFYYPPWRRRLFRWLVSLPICILCLCFVFLAMLICFELQEFVMGIKELPRIARFIPKIMLAITVTACDEVYKKIACWLNDMENYRLQSAYEKNLIIKMVLFQFVNSYLSLFYIGFYLKDMERLKEMLATLLIIRQFLQNVKEVLQPYLYERHKLGDLTLRAVWDLLMTALTRYVRLAAGKAQLSPSDPAVPGPGLRGSRLSGVGRTRAERREKKCLNGGCGVTDDDEEATEEEESGRVGGGGGGGGGGGGGGGGGEENEEENESLMDCGLKLRKVSFMEKVQQRKGASASLSSPQEDNFLDEGSPTMVEKGMDPSSVFEMCDDDDDEENSGSDGKELGSEPIVPAATLSGSHEGAATSSRQRRRGHSLERANSKTKRDSWIEPPEERESNTLTQAEIESCMQKYEDTFQDYQEMFIQFGYVVLFSSAFPLAAMCALINNVIEIRSDAFKLCTGLQRPFGQRVESIGQWQTVMEFMGLIAIIVNCYLIGQCGQLQRLFPWLSPEMAIISIVILEHFAILLKYIIHVAIPDIPSWVGEEMAKLEFQRREAFKRHERQAQQHFQQQQRRKREEEERQRQAEHQARREREREEGRSDPSGGDHHHDKSHGGKGRSGGGGSSGGDKPKRPSSLLANNNVMKLKQIIPLQSKFSSGTARSPQSPTGNEPKLPGFLSFKFLKSPENKKEAAAAAAAAAAAAAAAASSSTGSSFNTSGSSGTVVSSSGQERSQSPSKSFNPSKLFNFGKSEGGACVNGAPLPRPGELSSSSSQGSEKQASKADLNGVPDEIPSPAGENGENGHSTDHESSRP